In Bradysia coprophila strain Holo2 unplaced genomic scaffold, BU_Bcop_v1 contig_350, whole genome shotgun sequence, a genomic segment contains:
- the LOC119080706 gene encoding protein anon-37Cs-like, which translates to MSRSIHCKTVEMKATFWNIFTFIILLQHASSYANRIEPQNTRHRAIIVGAGLAGYSAAAKLLENEFDDILVLEAENRTGGRVHTVPLHGDRIDMGAQWLHGQGGNIIYEMIGTNFTFGDSTFENATYYFSQSNGVPENQNQINQLALLSEEIMDVVYDPNYFGTFGSFFVNRYWAQLRATAYNSIPWRLCLQVQNFFHTYINNYFGTESWFDISIEVYSTHNDTTGSQWVTWRNEGFSTVFEFLSRKRPDPAYHLDVESKILLNKEVENIDWDGDVINLHCTDDTTYSADYVIFTGSLGVLKHRHDTLFTPELPDRKISAIEHSEYGSLEKIFLEFSAPFWDTSENFAQFSILWTQEDVMELLGTPQEWLINIAYFRRVDAFPNLLGTFFIGARIPDFDSFNETRIITDCQWLLSRITRQTVPQPINVLRSDWITQRNFRGSYSVFTMNSAHHGASPSVLAEPVHDSNGRPRIFFAGEHTSAEFSGYSNGAVETGYRAAEEVLERPSSGTKITSQYPILLIFVVYFVKYLAL; encoded by the exons atgaGTCGAAGCATTCACTGTAAAACCGTTGAAATGAAGGCTACATTTTGGAATATATTTACTTTCATAATTTTG CTACAACATGCGTCATCATACGCAAACCGCATTGAGCCACAAAATACCCGTCACAGAGCTATAATTGTGGGGGCTGGCCTTGCGGGATATTCTGCAGCAGCCAAATTACTTGAGAATGAATTCGATGACATATTAGTACTTGAAGCTGAAAATCGGACCGGAGGACGAGTCCACACTGTTCCATTACATGGCGATCGCATCGATATGG GAGCACAATGGCTACATGGGCAGGGAGGAAATATAATTTACGAAATGATCGGGACAAATTTTACGTTCGGTGATAGTACATTTGAGAACGCAACATACTATTTTTCCCAATCGAATGGAGTtcccgaaaatcaaaatcaaattaatcaaTTGGCGTTGTTGTCGGAAGAAATCATGGATGTCGTCTATGACCCGAACTACTTTGGTACTTTCGGAAGTTTTTTCGTTAATAGATATTGGGCCCAATTGAGGGCAACTGCATATAATTCCATTCCATGGAGACTATGCTTGCAAGTACAAAACTTCTTTCACACTTATATTAACAACTATTTTGGGACGGAAAGTTGGTTTGATATATCAATTGAGGTCTATTCCACGCATAATGACACGACGGGCAGTCAGTGGGTCACGTGGAGAAATGAAGGATTTTCAACGGTTTTTGAATTCTTATCT CGAAAACGTCCAGATCCAGCTTATCATTTAGATGtggaaagcaaaatattgttaaaCAAGGAAGTCGAAAATATCGATTGGGATGGAGATGTCATAAATTTGCACTGCACCGACGATACTACATATTCCGCAGATTACGTAATATTTACTGGGTCCCTTGGCGTTTTAAAGCACCGGCATGACACACTCTTTACTCCAGAATTGCCCGATCGTAAAATTTCGGCTATAGAACATAGTGAATATGGATCTCTTGAAAAGATATTCCTGGAATTCTCTGCACCATTTTGGGACACTAGCGAAAATTTTGCTCAGTTTTCAATTCTCTGGACGCAAGAAGATGTAATGGAATTACTAGGAACACCACAGGAATG GTTAATCAATATTGCTTACTTTCGACGAGTCGACGCATTCCCGAATCTTCTAGGAACGTTCTTTATCGGAGCAAGAATACCCGACTTTGATTCATTCAATGAGACGAGAATAATTACTGATTGTCAGTGGTTGCTTTCAAGAATAACGAGACAAACCGTTCCACAGCCGATAAACGTTTTACGAAGCGATTGGATAACTCAGAGAAATTTTCGAGGATCTTATTCGGTCTTTACAATGAACTCTGCGCACCATGGAGCTAGCCCGTCTGTATTAGCCGAACCAGTGCACGATTCAAATGGAAGACCAAGAATATTTTTCGCCGGAGAGCACACAAGCGCTGAATTTTCAGGGTATTCTAATGGAGCTGTCGAAACCGGCTACAGGGCTGCTGAAGAGGTTTTAGAACGACCTAGCAGCGGTACTAAAATTACGTCACAGTATCCAATTCTCTTGATTTTTGTGGTATACTTTGTTAAGTATTTGGCACTTTGA